Below is a genomic region from Corvus cornix cornix isolate S_Up_H32 unplaced genomic scaffold, ASM73873v5 scaffold15, whole genome shotgun sequence.
CCCCACAGTATTTtattcctgctgcatcccaacattttattcctgaaatatCCTAATATTTTATTCCCAGTTTATCCCAACATCTTATTCCTGGCATATCCTGTTTTATTCCTGACATCGCCCAACATTTTATTCCCAATAAATCCCAACATCTTATTCCAACATTCTGTTCCTGACATTTCCAGATATTCTATTCCCCATATTTTATTCTCACCATTTCTCAACTTTTTATTCCTGACATATCCCAAGATTTTATTCTCAAAATATCCCAACATTTCAACAATCCACCTCCCAATCTGACTGATTTACCTCAAAATAACATTGGCACTGGCTGGCTgaagaaggaggcagggaagagctggatgAAGCAAAAAGTTGGGAAAAAGCCCaaattttccacatttccacCCAACTCACCCGGACTTTTCCATCTTCATTCCGGCGGAAGGAGATGCGTTGTCCATAGACATCAACATTGACCAAGGAAACATAGGACACAGATTGGATTCCACCACGGATGTCATTCTTGGCCTCGACCCTGAAGGGCACCAGCCCAGGGTCATTCCCATGGGATTCGGCCATGGTGTAGGTGCAGGTTCCTTGGAAGTCGAAGTCAAGGCCATCGAAGGTGCGGAAGTGTGGGTCACCCCAAGCCCAGCACGTGGCGACCAGAGCCGGGATGCACTGGGATTGGGCACCGCGGGGCCGACAGCGCTCCTTGGGGCGGCAGCGCAGGGACTTGCAGGGGTCTGGGAGGGGAAGTGGAGCAGGATGAGCCATGGGCTGGGTGAAATAAGACATAAAGATTGGGAAAAGCCACGGGTTGGAgaaaaggatgggaaaaaagTGGGGGGAAGTCATGACATAGAGAAAACTATGAGATGGGAAAGACCATGGAATGGGAAAAATCATGAGATGGGAGAAACTATGGGAGAAGTCATGGAAGGAACCATGGGATGGAAAACCATGGAAGGAACCATGGGAAAAGCATGggaaaaacaatgagaaaaaacatggaaaagacCATGGAAAAAACCATGGTATGGGAGAAACCATGGGAGGAACTGTAGGAAAAATCATGGGATGGGGAAAACAACATGTGGGAAACCTTGGGAGAAACCATGGGAAGAATTGCCCTATCCTTGACCCTTAGTGCCAGAGACAGGATTCTGTTCCCTccacctccccttcccttttctccccaaTCAATCCCCCAGTCATTCCCACACCCACTTGGCCTCTAAAATCCCCCTTTCCCCcatttttcctcacttttattGATGCATCCCAAGATGCCTTCCCGGATTTCGCAGGATTCGTCCTCAGTGCAAGCATGGTCATGGCAGGTAAGGCCCTGACCAGGGACACAGGTGCAGCGGCGCTGGCAGCGATCCCAGAAAAGCATCtcatggggctgtggggagagagaagggagacAAGGAAATCCATGAAAACAggggataaaaggaaaaaaatgcagaaaaatggaaCATAAGTGcagaaaaatagggaaaatagTGAACAAATTGCAAGGCAAAGGGATGTACATGCATACATTCCCTATAAatagggaaaaagagagaaatgcaggaaaaaaatacataagtGCATAAAAATAAGGGGAAAAGTGCTGGGGAAAAGCATAAATATagtaaaaatgggaaaaatgcagagaaagaaatgcaaatacataACATCAGGAGAAATACcagcaagaaaaagaatgtaACTGCCTCAAAataggggaaaagaaaggaaatgcaagGAAAATGCAGCATAAAAATAGGGAGGTGGAAAGGGGGAAATGCTgggaaaatgagacagaaaaataggggaaaatgcaagaaataaaggtgtaaatgcataaaaataggggaaaaaaggggggaaattaatttttaaaatgtttttaagccaggaaaaaaagaaagcaccaTGAAAACAGAGgtgaatgcagaaaaatatgagagaaaggaaaaaaaatgcagggcAAATATAGGTAAGGAcataaaaacagggaaaagaaggaaaaaaggaagcaaatgtataaaaataggggggaaatgaagggaaaaaagacataaatacctaaaaacaggaagaaaagccagaaaaactACCTTATAGTATTCCCCATCCCTAAAGCATCCACAGTGCTCCTCGGGAACACATCCCTGTCCATCAAAGACGGAGCCCTGGTGGCACTGGCAGCCCTCTGCACAGGTCTGGGGACAGGTGGTGGCATTTCCGGCACAGGCGTTGGCGCAGGTGTTCATGCAAAGGGAGTAGGTGCTGTTGGCCGGGCAGGTGAGGGCTGgaattttcatggaatcatggacTGAGttggactggaagggaccttaaagctcatcccatcaCCATCATCCCATGTCCTGTGTGTCACCACTGTCACCCACACCCAAACAAGGAACATTCCCCACCTGTGCCCCCCAAActcccagtgctccaggtgggatctcacctgGAGATCTTCCCAACCCCAAACAGGGGACATTTGCCCCTGTGCCCTCCCAAACTCACGGCAGAAGGATGGCGTCCTCCAACCCCCCAGTGACTCCAGCATCTTGGCACGCGGTGACATAGCTCTGGGTACTCTGGCACAGGACATGCATGTCCCCTCCAGTCATACAGAGGTCATGGATGCAGGATTGGGAATACGGGATTGGGTCAATGATGCGATGGCAAGAGCCAAAGGGACCTTCGGGGGCCGTGAGGAGGCCACAGTAGTTGGGTTTTTGGAGGATTGCcactttttcctctgtgcaggTGGGACACTCATCCTTGGGACAGGTGTCATTGCAAGGTGTGTCCATTGTTTTCCATGCGGATCCAAAGGCCGTCGCATCTGGAGCCAGCTGGCCACTGGAGAGCTGGAAATCATCACTGCGCTGGCCATTGTAGTTGCCACAGAGGCCACGCAAGTGCCCCATGTAGATCTGGGGCACCGTGATCATCACGTGCTGGACGAGGTCATAGTGGACAACGAGGCCAAAGTCAGTGCGGAGCAGGACACCTGTCCCATGTGGGTAGACCTGGACCTGTCCCTCACTCAGGATGGTGGGGAGGTGGTGGGAGATGGAATCCACCTGGGATAGAGAAGGAAGAGTCCTCCAGTGAGGAGGTGGGACCAaaaatttggggaaaacacCTTCCCAACAACATTCTGATAGATTTACGGATCccacttggaaagaaaagttcGGATGAGTATGAATTAGTCCTGGAGGTGGGGGAGGGCTCCCCTCATCAAGGAAATACAGTTTTGGGGTTGATTGAGGTAGAACGAAAAATTTAGGGAAAACACCTTCCGACCAAAGTTTTAACGCATTTAGTGACCTTGCTTAGAAAGAAAAGTTGGGATGAGCATGGACTGGGCTTGAAGTTGGGCTGAGGTGTCCCTCCCATCAAGGAAACCCAATTTAGGGGAGATCCCATGAGATTTGGACCATAAAGTGCCACCTTACCATGACATCTGccccttttccttgtttcaaGGTCAAGATGACCCCATAGACTTCCACAGACAACGCTTGGATCCTGGAAGGACCTTCCCTTCTGCCGTGCCTCCTTCTGATTGTGCAATAAATGATGTCAAGTTGTCACCTGTGCAGGTCTGGGTGAGGACATAGGAGCACGGTACCAGTGATGTTGAAGACCATCCCATCAAAGGTGATATAGGGTGCAGTCACCTGTGGCCACGCAGGTGCTAGACACCTGAGAGGGACACTGGAAGACACCATCAATGACCTTCCCAGGGCCACCATTAGGACAGGAAGTATTTTGGCACTCCACAGTGCCACCGGAGAGGCACTGGCACATCTCCTGCTCTGTGGGGTAGAATGTCTCCCCTCTTTGTAGTAGACTCcgtggtggctgcagccacagtgGGACATGGGGACGCACTCATCGCCACTGAGCATGAAGCCGTCCTGACACACGCAGCCCTCGCGGCACCGCCGTGGGCATGTGGTGGAGTCAGTACCGCAGGTGTGCTGGCAGGTGTGGGAGCAGAGCTCGTAGGAGCTGTTGGAAGGACAGGGAATATCTGCCGGGAGACAATGGGATTCATGAGGAATCAGGAAATTCCAAGCCGAAACCTGGAAGATTCCTGGAATTCAGGTGCAAACTTCATCAAATACAGAGTGTTTTAGCCCAGTTTCATGATAAACCCTCAATTTTCCTCCCTGTGGATGTGATGAGGGACATCATCAAATAATGATCCAATGATTATCTGATGATGATCCAATGATCATCCATAAGGAATATCCCAGGCAAATTAAAATAGGAATTCTTGCCGCTAAACCACCCAATTTCCCCCATTTTCATGGAGAAAAATGTAACATTCCCTCAAAGAGTGGGATTGCTCCACACTGGGTCCTCAACTGACCTCCAGGCTGGATCCCTTTAACCCAATTCCACTATTTTTGGTACATTTTTTGGTGGTTCTCCCTCTAAATTATCCATTTTGGAGCCAACACCAAGAAATTGGAGATTTGGGGGGGGTAAATTATTCCAAATGAGACAGCATTTTCCTTGGGAAGCGTTCATTTTGGGTGGATTATGGGATCAACCAAGACTTTGGATGGAATTCCCACTGGATTCTCACCCACATCTGGGTTGTTCATACTTGGATTTGGAGCAGACTTGAGGATATTTTGGAtactgctgaaggaaaaacccTCCCATTATCCCAACTTACAGCAGAAATTATCCGTCCTCCACCTTCCGATGGACACACCAGCAGCCTGGCATGCGGTGGCGTAGCGGGCAATGATTGGACACATCCCTTCTTCCTGAtcagggaagaggcaggagtCATGCATGCAGCTCTGGAAGTACTGGTGGGCATCAACATGACCATGACATGCTCCAAAGGGTCCATCtgcttccaaaataatttcacacCCCATCCCAGATACTTCCTGCTGCAGCCGGGAAAGTGCGACAGTGCTGGAACATTCCACTGTTGACCTCTCACCACATCCTGGGACGTCTGTGaccttccagctgctcccgAAGGCATCTGGGTCTGATGTCACCTGGTTGTTCCTCATCATCATGTCGTCGCTGGCAGCACCGTTGTAGTTCCCGCAGAGCCCACACAAGGCATTGGCAAAGCCACTGGGCACCATGGCGGTGACGTGGCTGTACCAGTCGTAGGTGACAACGAGGCCAAAATTGGTCTCTACCACCGCATCCTGCCCATCACGATAGACAACAATCTTCCTTTCACTGTAGTGATACGGGAGGTTGACCAACTGCTCATCAATCTGGGGAGAAAACCATAAAAAGTGATCAAATTTGTGGTCTGACGGTAAACTATTTTCAACAGCCAGAGCAACCAAAAGGTattgatttaattaaattttgaattgaaataaatttggGATTTAAGATTATGAGAAGGTCCAAGTCCCAAGAGGAGGCTGACCAACCACTCACTGATCTGGGgagaaaaccataaaaattgATACAATTTCGGTCTGATGGATAATTCCAATTCTGCCTTCAACAGCTGGAACACCCAAATGATGTtgatttaattacatttcagaTTTAATCACTCATTAATGGGATGAGGTTTGGGATGAAGTGGAGAATGTGGTGAAAAGATAAGGGATCATTTCCTAAACTCACCATGATTTTTCCAGGGTGTTCCCTGCTGATGCTGATGGTTTTGTTGTAGACTTTGACTGTCACCACGGCGATGGACGACATGAGGTTGTCACTCTGGTGGCCATTCTGCACCAACACCTGGAATCCTACCAAATTTTGGGTGTCCTCACACACCAACCAACAGGTAGACACATGTTCCCTGGAAGATGAACCTCTGCCATCAAAGGTCTCGTAGTGGGTGGCTCCAACAGCGTGCAGACCCCAAAAATTTTGGGATAACAATCCTGGATTCCCTTCTCCACCCGGCATTCCTCCTCGGTGCCGCAACCAGAATCCCCAGCACGCCTGCCGCTGCTCCGTGTCACACACGCAGCGCTGGGTGCAggtgaggtcaccccaaaatTCCTCACCAAGGCCATGGAAGAGACCCTGAAAGATGCAGCCACTTTCAGAGGGGGGGACGCAGGTGTTGGCTTCAAGGACAAGGCCCTCGTGGCACACACAGGTGTCCGTGCAGGTGGTGGCGGTGGCACAGCTGGACGACACAGCGGGAATGTTGCAGGTGGGGGGGCAGGCGAGGCCACAGGTGCTGTAGGTGCTGTTGGGTGGGCAAGTGAGAGCTGGACAGGGAGGGAGACAGTGGTCAGGGTGGAGCAGCACATGGTGGGACAGATTTCTTCAACTATTTACATAGATATCCTGGAGTCTCCATGGACTTCCTGGGCCTTCTACCTGGACTTTCTGGAGACTCTGCAGACTTCCTGGACTTCCTGCTCAGACTTTCTAGAAAATCCATGGACTTTATGGACTTTCTACTTGGGCTGTCTGGAATCTCCCTGGACTTCATGGATTTCCTGCTTGAACCTGCTGCCACAACCTTTCCCAACCCATGATCCCATGGATCTTCAGTCCCACATTAATTAGGCTCTGCCCACCCCAAGGAGTATTTTCACTCACGACATCCCGCTGCTGTCCTCCAGTCGGAAACGCTGATCCCCTCCTCCTGGCAGTCATCAGCATAGATCTGGAGGGCGTGGCACAGTGCATCGAGACGCCCCTCATTGGCACACAGGTCGTAGATACAGTTCTTCACATAGATATTGGGACTGACAGTGCCATGACATGACCGGAATGGCCCAGAGTGTTGGGACAGCATCCCACACCAGGTCTCTGCCTTGTATACCAGCACCTGCTGCCATCTGCACCGCCCACAGTCCCCAACGCAGGTGTCCTGGCAGTGGCCACTCTCACTGGTCACCTTCCAGCTCCGCCCCAGCTCCACAATATCCCACACCTGTTTCCCATCAGGAGTGAGAGAGCGTCATCTTGGGGGTCTCCATTGTTGTTCCACACATCCCACAGACTTTTCCAGAAAGAGCAGCCAGAAGTTGAACCACCACATGATCATCCCAGTTGTAGAGGACCTTCAAGTTGAAACTCGATTGGATCAGCAATGGATTTACCCTTCTGATTGATGAGGAGCTTCCCATGGGAGAGGGGAGATGGGGAGGCGCGAGCGTGGTTGTTCACCTGCAGGACAACAACAACCatccaaaacaaccaaacccatCAAAATAAGGCAATAAATGGAGTTTAAGAAGATCTGAAGTGTTTTTATGCAGGGGTTGCCTGCACACCAGCAAATCCTTGAATTATTTAGGAAAAGACTCTCAAGATCATTGCTAAATACgtaatttcagtgaaatgccAAAAAATTATTGGAATTTGGGAATTATCATGATTTTTGCTTACCCACGTGTTCCCATGAAATCAAAGGCTTTTCCATCAAAACTGCAGTAGTGTGGCCCACCAGCAAGCCAACAGGTAGAGAAGGTCTCCTGGATGCACTCTGGTTGTCCATCCACCATCTCACACCTCTCCTCACATACCAAATCCTCACAGGAGAGAGATGTGGGGGctgaaaaaaaggggaaaacccATGAATGGTCAACCAGAAAACAGCAGGGTGACACAACAATGGACTGACTGTACTCACTGGTGGCACAGAGCCCAGGGAAGCCATATCCAGTTTGACTCCGGAACCCAAACACCAGGAGCCCGATGGGCACCTGCAAGTTCTCAACACTCTGTGTTGTTGCATGCACGGTGATGATGGCCCAGGAGAAATCTGTGCCAGGAATGGCCTGCCATGCCATGGTGTTGTCGGGCCGATGGTTGAGGGTGGtgttggcagcagcagtggtgggtGCAACAAGGATGGCATGTTATACTGGCCGGGCACGCTGCTGAAGCGGAATGCAGTGCAGTGGGCGGTGACAGGTGGGACAACAAGGAGGAAGGGATCTTGCCAAGACGAcccactgaagaaaaacactaCCTGTACTGCCACCACCGCACTGATGTACAGGTGTGAGTTAGGGTTCACACGAACCTCTGCACCTTCCCCTGCCGCCATGACCACAGTGGCATTCCTGCTCCCGGTGTTGTAGGTGATGGTGTTGTCCTCATCCGTCACCACGTACACAAAGTTCAATGTCTTGTTCTGCAGTGGGGTTGGGTGGCACCACGTAGTTCCTCCCCCACGCTGTTAtcgggaggagctgctcccaccacaAAGTCAAAGCCAGCAGACACCTTGACACAGGTGTGGCCACTGAGGACAGCCACAGGGCTTGTCGGCCACCACGACTGTGCCAGTGAAgtcctggctgctctggagctgcaaGCTGTTGTAGGGCTGCAGGAACAGGCCGAGCACCAGCGCCAGGGGACGTAGGTGGCCCCAGGCATAGTGGAAAGTGGCGGTGGTGGTTAT
It encodes:
- the LOC120412138 gene encoding IgGFc-binding protein-like encodes the protein MAWQAIPGTDFSWAIITVHATTQSVENLQVPIGLLVFGFRSQTGYGFPGLCATTPTSLSCEDLVCEERCEMVDGQPECIQETFSTCWLAGGPHYCSFDGKAFDFMGTRG